Part of the Phacochoerus africanus isolate WHEZ1 chromosome 8, ROS_Pafr_v1, whole genome shotgun sequence genome is shown below.
CCCAGACTGCAGGCTGGCTGTGCAGTGGCACAGAAGAGCAAGGGGGCAGGCCAGGAAACAGGCACAGGGCCCCAGGCCACCCTCACCTCCCTGCACTCTCCTGCCCGGCTGGGAGGGGCCCTCCTGCAGCCTAGAGAAGCAGACAGCGCCCGGCGAACTGCGGCTGCTCTGCCAGGCTGCTAAGTCAACCAAGACTGCAGCACAGGCCCAAACTGTAAACACCTCCGCAAGCGGGCGGGTTTGCTCTCAGCGCCAGGCAAGACAGCTATTCTTAGAACACTGTCAGCAGTGGGGGGAACAAATATctgtctatgtatatatatacactggcGGGTGGGAGCGGGAGACTTTGACTTTCAAATCATGTGCCAGCAAATTGGCACCAAATCTCTTAATAAGCAGCTGGCACTGGCTGGGTTCCTCTGTGGGACTGTGGTGGTGCACACTGAGCCCCACAGTGGATTCGAGAGACAGCCTTAAACCCTGTTCAGAAAAGTCGTCTCCATGGTAAATAGAAGCCTCCATGATCCAGAACCACAGCCAAGACTCTTCCAAGAGTAACAGGAGAATGTTAAGAAATTAGAGGGGCCTTTAAAACAAGGGAGGAAGGCAACTGCAAGTCCACTGCAGCAAATCCCTTACTGGCACTTACGTCTTGGCCCTAATTCCTGTGTTCAATGTCAATAGCAAACTGAAGCTCTTAAAAGAATTAAGCTTTCAAAGACCATGAGGAATATACTGCcatgttttaaaaagcacttcTTTGCAAGGGCGATCAAAGGGCATCCAAGGGTTGACAGGAAACCAAATATTATAATTCATTAAATGTACATGGATAATACTCAGATCCACTCCTTTGTCCATGGAATGACCCAAATTTGACACTAGGACCCTTCAGTGAATATAACATGTTCCAAGAGAACTGTGCAGAGTACAAGGGCAGATGACAGTAGACACAATACAGAAGATGAAATACTCATGCAAATGCAGACAGGGCTGGACACAAAGACAGGGTCTCTATGCAGACCCTCTAGAACCCTTCCTATAGCCCCTCCTGTGCTGAGGCTCCAGGGCCACAGCCTGGGAGTATCCTTCTTGGCTGACAAACAGGTGGAGGGCCACTTTAAAGGAATCTCCCAGGTCCACCCTCCAGGGATGCGCCAACCTCCGTGGCAGCCACAGGACCACATATTTCCAAGAGCCAGGGCACTCACCACCGCCACCCACCTCCACTTCAAGAAGCCTACAAACAGCAGCTCTGGAATCAACAGCTTACCTCACCTCCCCCCCACAAAACCTACACACAGTGGTTCATCAAAACCAGTTATCACAATCACAGTCAACATTTCGACAGCAGCGGCCAACTACAGAGGGGTCCAGGGATGCGAAGTCGCCAAAAGAtaccagaaagaaaggagaaagagaagcgAATAAGTGGGACacgaagggaagagaaaagaagcaaatcaaAATCATCCAATTTCAGCTAATTAAGAGAGtctccagagaaaacaaaaaggagcTAGTTTCGGTGTCCACCCGCACTCAGTAGTCACTTCTGCGCCTGCCAGGGTGCCTGCTTGTTGTGAGTTTCTGGCTGTGCCAACCCGCGCGCGCGCTCACCCGGGAAGCGGCCCGGCCCACCTGCCCTCTCCAGGTGCCACCCACCCGCCACGGTCCCCGTCCTCCTCcttttccagttaaaaaaaaaaaaaaaaaaagtttgaaaacaagcCAATGCCGTGGGGGCCGGCACTGCGAGCTGCCCAGCACCGAGCCCAGGTCTCCCGCGGCGCACTTACCGGGCGAACCCAGCCCCGGGGCGGCGGGCGAGGGTCCGAGAAGTGTCCTCAGGGCAGCGCCGGGCAGACCGCACAACAAAGGCAGGCAGGGGCGGCCCGGCTGGGTGCTCGTCGCTTCCTGTTTATTCCGCCGCGAGGGTCACAGAAATTCTGTACACGCCCGCTTCCTGCGGGCTCGGGGCGCAGCCTGAGAGCCAGCGGCGCGGGGACGACGACTTCCCAGCTGCCGCCGAGAGCTCCCTGCCGCCCACGCCCGACTCTGTGCGCGGGGTGCCCGGGGACGCGAGGTCCAACGTACTCCCCTCCGCCCTTCCCTCCCCGCAAACTCAGACAGGTCCCGCACAATCTGCCCGCCCAGAGCGTCCCCGACCCGCGGCGGCGCACAACCGCGGGGGGCAAAACCGCGGGGGGCACCGAGAAACAGGCAACGCTGTGGGGGCGGCGCCCGCCCCCAAGGAGCGCCCGGGACGCCTCCGTGCCCACCCCGCACCTTGACCCGACTCTCGGGCGGGCGGCCTGCCGACGGCGCCCATACGCGGACGTCCTGTCCCCCCGCCAGCACCCCTGGCCCGCGCGGCGCGGAACTTGGCCCGACGCCGCGAGCGCCGCAGCACAGGGTCGCACTCACCTGCGTCTGCGGCTCAGGAGCGCTGGCAGCCGGCGCCCCCCGTGCGGCCGGTGGCGCGGGGGTGGCGGGGCGCGGCCAGGCGGCTTTAAGGGCCGGGATCCGACCGAGCTCCCCGCGCTCTCCGCCCCCTTCCAGTCTCCCTGGACGCGCAGCCGGTTGTGACGGCAGCGGCTTCTTGCCGGCTCGCAGGGGATCCCCGGCCCGGCCGGCCAGCCCGCAGCACCGGGCGGGGGAAGCGAGACGGTGCGGCGGGTACAGCCTCCGCCTCCGCGCCGTCTGTCTCCAGGCGGCCCGCTCGCCGCTGCAGCGCCTGCCTCGCAATCCGCCGGTCTCTccgccctccccatccccctccaaGCGGGACCGGCGgcggccgggcggggcggggcggagtgGGCCGGCAGGACCCCGCGCGGGCCCCGCCGACCTCCGTGGGCCGCGGGCACCGAACGGGGCGAGCGGGCGCCCAGGCCGCGGGACCCCCGGCTGCGCACAAGCCGCGGCTCGGGCCTTGCGGGGCGCGCGCCCACCGCCGGCCGGACGGGGAACTCCATCCAGGAGCCGGGAGACAGCGGCTGGGGCGCTgcagggctggtggggagggggtctgCGCGCAAGTACCACGCGGCTGCGAGTGCCCCAGGCAGCCGGCCTTCCGGCACCGCCCGAGACGCACAGTAGgactgcaccccccccccatcagccCCTTAGGATCCCAGCCCTTTATATGGGAAATGGCTCCAGATGGGAAGGTCAGCTGGATTCTTCCCTCTGCGACCCTTTCTGCGTGGAGGACTCACCTCTGTCTTCCTCTGAAGGCGGGTTCAGACACCAAGTCCCCTTGAGAGCGGACAATGAGCTTGTTGTCAGAAATATTAGCGCGCACATCCGCCAACCTGACCATAGGGCTGGTAATTGCGTGATGTACAGACATTCTAACCCAGCTGTACTACAGCCACGCAATTAGACAGGTGCCAACATTAAGACCCCAGCAGACAGACACACTAAAATATACCAACCTGGCGATTCAGGGAGAGTCTAACAGAGGTGCAGCTAATTAAAGCAGCTGATTTTCACACCTCCACCCAGAGCTGACCAGCTCATACTTCCATAGTATCAGAGAAAATGATCTTTTGTAATCTACTTTAATTTGTCAATAACTTGTTTGTATGTGAAATGTTGGCCTAATTCAACTCCCCTTAAAGTGTCCCCAGGTCTCTGAAACTGTGAAGGTAACTGCTCCGTCGGATTTGATGAGTCCTTATAGGTAATACAATGCTAACTACCACTTACTGAAAGCCTGGAGCCAAGCCTTGTGCTAAGTCCTTTACAGAGAGTATCTAATGCAATGCTCAGAATGACGGTGGCAGCTATTACTCTCCcgtttaacagatgagaaaatcgaGGCCATGAAAGATTAAGTCCCCAGACTACAGAGATGGGTTTGGCAGTCCTAAGTGGCGGCACAGGAAGCTGGAGTTGGCCCACACTGCCACCTGCCTGCGTGAGGCAGCGCTGACATGCCTGCAGTCCACCTGGCCTCAGCAAGGGACAGAGGCGTGTCTGGACTCCTGGGACAGCTGTGATTCTGCCCACCAGGAGCGTGTCTTTAAGGGAGCAATAAGCTGGCAGGTGCTCAGCACGGGTCACCTGAGCCTGACAAGCATCCACTTGTGCAGTGATGATTCATGTGCCACAGGAATAGCAGCCACAGGTTGAAGGAACTGTTCTTCCCCCTCCCAAGATCAGAATAGAAATGGCTTTTTCCTTCTAACCTTGAAACTGCCCATGGCCAGTGAAGAAAATGCTCTTTTCAAGAACAGGAAACAGTTTGCTTTCTATTTCACTTGTAAATAATTTCCTCATGTGTGGTTTAACCCTCTTCAATGGAgacctaattttaatttttttttttttttggtctttttgccttttctagggccacacccatggcatgtggaggttcccagcctaggggtctaatcagagctgtagccgccaggttccgccacaaccacagcaactcgggatctgagccacatctgagacctacacaaaagctcatggcaacgccggatccttaaccactgagcaaggccagggatcgaacccgaaaccccatcattactagtcagattcatcaaccactgtgccatgatgggaactccgagagaccTAATTTTAAACCATCGCATCCATTTTACCATTTGTAATGACTCGTATTCATACATTCCAGTTTCTGTCGTTGTCACTTCTTGTCCTCATTTATAACTAGAAACTGCAGgtctctgtttctatttctggAAAAGAACCCTGGGAAGAAGCCCCCCTGCCCCTCCGTCTGTCCTCATGTTTGTTCTCATGTCAGCTTTCCCCtaccacccccgccacccctgcACAAACACTCATCACAGTAGTGACAGAGCCGGAGGCATTTCCGTGTACCTTCGCTGTCTGTCAAATCCAGCACAACACTGTCAGCTTACTGACCATCAGTAACCTCTCCTTCACGCTGTGGGGAAACCAGGAAAGCTGGACTTCCTTTAACTCAGGACAGAGCATGTGTGTCCCAAGCACACAGGACTGTGCCTGCCTGACATGAAGGGTTCCAGAGAGGTTGGAGGATGAACAGAGCACAGTGGTGTATAGACCAGTAAATCACATTGAGGTAAAACATCACTAACTTGGGTGGAAATCAACTGAAagtggttgtgtttttttgttttttggttttttggttttgtctttttgccttttctaggtctgcttcccaaggcatatggagattcccaggctaggggtccaatcagagctgtagccgccagcctacgccagagccacagcaacgctggatccttaacccactgagcaaggccagggatcaaacctgcaacctcatggttcctagtcagttttgttaaccactgcgccatgacggaaactccagctGAAAGTGGTTTTGAGGCATGGCAAGTGAGAAGCGTTCTCAGTATAGACTTCTCCTGGTGTCCATTGACTCCTGACCAAATTTAGTCCACAGAAGATCCCTCATGAAGGAGACAAAAACAGAAGGGTAAACATGAGCAAATGTTGAGAAAAGATTCTGAGGGCCCCAAATGACCACAAGATGAACGTGAATCAAAGAATACAATTCAGTTATTTGGATCTCATGGATAACACTTGGGTGAAACTTAAGCCATCCAGAAAGATTCACCCTACTCTTTGTACCTTGAAGGAGCCAGAGAAGCTGACCATGAGGGTACATCTGTGGGAAGTGAGAGCCCCATCTGGATGACACCTAAGGACAACACAAGGAGCTTAGTGCGAGGACAGGGGCCTCTAGTTGTGGGCACATTTCATCACATCACTGGGCTCTCTCCTACTGTCTAGTGTCTGTCCTGTAACTGGAAACAGTAATCCTGCCTCACGGGATCTGCTGTGAGGTTGGCCGTGTCCCTATCACCATGCAAACACCCCATCTGGGGTCCAGCTGCCCCCACCACTCTAGTACCCACAAAGCTCAACCCCCTTCTATGGATGGAGATTAAATTaccaaagacagaaaggaaagtaTCTTGCAGGTAACTTCTGCTTGCAGCCTTGCTACAACACTCTCCTTgagcagaacaaaaacaaaaacagaaacagcatcTGCTCTCTCCCCTTgaagaaaataagcaagaaaaagatataaatgattaCCTCAGAGACTGTCCATCCACACACATCAGGTCTCGGTTCGATACATCAGTTATCAAAAATGAtggagcctggagttcccgtcgtggcacggcagaaacgaatccgactaggaatcatgaggttgcaggttcgatccctggcctcactcagtgggttaaggatctggcattgccacgagctgtggtgtaggtcgcagatgcagtttggatccggcattgccgtggctcgggcatagtccagcagcaacagctttgatttgacccctagcctgggaatctccatatgccataagtgtggccctaaaaagacaaaagacaaaaaaaaaaaaaaaaaagatggagccaTTTCTGAGCAATGAGCATTATTTCCAAACCATCTACAAATAGTAAAAATCTCCTCTGTCTATTAAGGCCACAGCTTCTGCCTCTTCTGGTGCCCAGATGACCCCAACTTTCCCCATGCCCAGCAGAGCACATCAGGGCTCCCTGAGACCTCCCTGAGTATGGAGCCTGCTCTCTGCTGCAGTGACCAGCAAGTGGGTGCAAAATGGCCGCTCCAGCCACCCCCCAACCCACTGCCTGCCCACACATGGTCTGTCAGCACCTGCTGGGGTATGAATTATCAGTGGTTCAGTGTTCAGCACAGAACCTGGCCCCAAAcatcctcaataaatattagcttccTTCCACCCCTTCTCATCTTTGCCAGCAGCGTTAGGCTCTCTGGTGATTGTACTGGTTGAGCATGGCATGGGTCCAGGCTCCCCAGAGCCCCCTTCCTGTGGGTTCCAGCTGTTGAAATAACTTTCTTGGCCTAAGACAGAgccactcccaccccaggctgCCATGTCAGATACAAAAATGTAGAGGACTTTCGTGTCCCTATAAGCACTAGCCAGATATGCAGTGTATCCAGGCTGCCCTCCCCAAAAGCAAAGCCAGGTTCACTCTGTGACTCCAGCCAATCATGTATCTTCTTcttgtctcttccttttctctattcTTAATCCAGGAAAAGCTCCCTGCTTTCCGCTTCATTTTGCAGTTTGTCAGGTCCACTTCATGAAATGTTAAAGGCTGTATCACCTAAATtgtcttctttaatattttttttaagacaggTTAGGGATGCCACAGTAAAAGTTGTGGGCAACATGAAAGGAGACATCAGAGCAGTGGCCAGGACCCATCAGGCCCACAGGGCACCAAGCACCAAGCAGTCTGACCTGCGCCCTGCTCGACCGCTCATGCCCTCGTCCCCTCGTCCTGGCTGGGGGTGCATGCATATCCCCTGGCAAAGGATGCCAGGCTATTCCGCAGGTCACCTGTGCTGTTTAGGTTGGAGGGACGACAGACAGATGGGGCTCATCTGGTCTGAGGGCCCCAGGCTGACCCTGCCCTCACTTCACAGCCAGTTTTCCTGCCCACCTGGCAGGCCACGAGACCTGATGCAATGGCCTCCTGCAGGCGGCTCACCATTGCCGACCATGTCACTTACAGATTCTGCTTTTATGATCCATGTCTGAGCGATCCAGCACCACGGGCCCAGGTATGTCCTCAACTCGGCTAGAGATCAGCTATGTGGAAAACACAACCCCCAGTCTAGCTTCTTTAAGGGCGTGTTCCctccaaaacactaaaaataataataataataataatgacgtATGGTTTCACTTATGTGGCATTTCAAAGCAGGAGAAGCTACTTGAGTGAAGTGATGGCAATGAGAGCGGCTGCCTCTGGATGGTTCCAAGTGGGGAAAGGCTGGAAAGAAGCTCCTGGGACTGGGGGTGGGTAGAAACTGTTTCACATTTTAATGCGGGTCTGGTCACAGGAGTACGTGCATGCACAAAAATCATTAGCTGTGCACTCACAGTCAGCGCACTT
Proteins encoded:
- the LDLRAD4 gene encoding low-density lipoprotein receptor class A domain-containing protein 4 isoform X3, with the translated sequence MEFPVRPAVGARPARPEPRLVRSRGSRGLGARSPRSVPAAHGGRRGPRGVLPAHSAPPRPAAAGPAWRGMGRAERPADCEAGAAAASGPPGDRRRGGGGCTRRTVSLPPPGAAGWPAGPGIPCEPARSRCRHNRLRVQGDWKGAESAGSSVGSRPLKPPGRAPPPPRHRPHGGRRLPALLSRRRSSSSASVTSNRRLQVGPFSRTEPVFKQLKRALICGGAAVLPQGRAKSQSSDPRGDPVAGHQPARGAVEQRAADQTPQALEDAACQEAQGSLPLSWAGWY
- the LDLRAD4 gene encoding low-density lipoprotein receptor class A domain-containing protein 4 isoform X2 gives rise to the protein MEFPVRPAVGARPARPEPRLVRSRGSRGLGARSPRSVPAAHGGRRGPRGVLPAHSAPPRPAAAGPAWRGMGRAERPADCEAGAAAASGPPGDRRRGGGGCTRRTVSLPPPGAAGWPAGPGIPCEPARSRCRHNRLRVQGDWKGAESAGSSVGSRPLKPPGRAPPPPRHRPHGGRRLPALLSRRRSSSSSASVTSNRRLQVGPFSRTEPVFKQLKRALICGGAAVLPQGRAKSQSSDPRGDPVAGHQPARGAVEQRAADQTPQALEDAACQEAQGSLPLSWAGWY